A single Scleropages formosus chromosome 4, fSclFor1.1, whole genome shotgun sequence DNA region contains:
- the LOC108936250 gene encoding flotillin-2a isoform X1, with translation MGNCYTVGPNEALVVSGGCCGSDQKTYVVGGWAWAWWLISDIQKITLEIMTLQPKCEDVETAEGVAITVTGVAQVKIMTDKDLLAVASEQFLGKTVMEIKSVVLQTLEGHLRSILGTLTVEQIYQDRDQFARLVREVAAPDVGRMGIEILSFTIKDVYDKVDYLSSLGKTQTAAVQRDADIGVAEAERDAGIREAECKKEMMDVKFLADTKMADSKRQLEMQKASFNQEVNTKKAEAQLAYELQAAKEQQKIRLEEIEIEVVQRKKQIIIEEKEIDRMDKELIATVKRPAEAEAYKMQQLAEGQKIKKVLTAQAEAEKIRQIGEAEASSIKVVGKAEAEKMRLKAEAYQQYGDAAKTALVLEALPKIAGEVAAPLARTNEIVILSGEGSHVTGEVNRLLAELPVTVNALTGVDLSKIPLLQKMTNPQA, from the exons GATTACCCTTGAGATAATGACCCTGCAGCCCAAGTGTGAGGATGTAGAGACAGCGGAGGGGGTAGCTATTACAGTCACAGGGGTGGCTCAG GTAAAAATCATGACTGATAAGGATCTGTTGGCAGTGGCCTCTGAACAATTTCTGGGAAAGACTGTCATGGAGATCAAAAGTGTTGTTCTGCAGACTTTAGAGGGACACTTGCGTTCAATCCTGG GCACCCTGACGGTGGAGCAGATCTACCAGGATAGGGACCAGTTTGCCCGGCTGGTGCGGGAGGTGGCTGCCCCTGATGTGGGTCGCATGGGGATTGAGATCCTCAGCTTTACCATCAAG GATGTTTATGACAAGGTAGATTACCTGAGCTCCCTGGGGAAGACACAGACAGcagcagtccaaagagatgcagacATTGGTGTGGCTGAGGCTGAACGGGATGCTGGGATTAGG gaaGCTGAATGTAAAAAGGAGATGATGGATGTCAAGTTCCTGGCAGACACTAAAATGGCCGACTCCAAACGACAGCTGGAAATGCAGAAAGCTTCTTTCAACCAAGAAGTGAACACTAAG AAAGCTGAGGCCCAGCTTGCATATGAGCTGCAGGCAGCCAAGGAGCAGCAGAAGATCCGGCTAGAGGAGATTGAGATTGAGGTGGTGCAGAGGAAGAAGCAGATCATCATTGAGGAAAAGGAGATTGACAGGATGGACAAGGAGCTCATTGCCACGGTGAAAAGACCTGCTGAGGCTGAGGCCTACAAAATGCAGCAGTTGGCTGAGGGGCAGAA GATTAAGAAGGTGCTCACAGCCCAGGCGGAGGCAGAGAAAATCCGTCAGATAGGGGAAGCTGAGGCTAGCTCCATCAAGGTCGTGGGGAAGGCAGAGGCTGAGAAGATGAGGCTGAAAGCAGAGGCTTACCAACAGTATGGAGATGCTGCCAAGACTGCCCTGGTCCTGGAGGCCTTGCCAAAG ATTGCAGGTGAAGTTGCGGCCCCTCTTGCTCGCACCAATGAGATTGTCATCCTGAGTGGGGAGGGCAGTCACGTGACTGGGGAGGTGAATCGGTTGCTTGCAGAGCTGCCTGTCACTGTCAATGCCCTCACTGGAGTGGACCTGTCTAAG ATTCCTTTACTGCAGAAGATGACGAATCCTCAAGCATGA
- the LOC108936250 gene encoding flotillin-2 isoform X3 codes for MTLQPKCEDVETAEGVAITVTGVAQVKIMTDKDLLAVASEQFLGKTVMEIKSVVLQTLEGHLRSILGTLTVEQIYQDRDQFARLVREVAAPDVGRMGIEILSFTIKDVYDKVDYLSSLGKTQTAAVQRDADIGVAEAERDAGIREAECKKEMMDVKFLADTKMADSKRQLEMQKASFNQEVNTKKAEAQLAYELQAAKEQQKIRLEEIEIEVVQRKKQIIIEEKEIDRMDKELIATVKRPAEAEAYKMQQLAEGQKIKKVLTAQAEAEKIRQIGEAEASSIKVVGKAEAEKMRLKAEAYQQYGDAAKTALVLEALPKIAGEVAAPLARTNEIVILSGEGSHVTGEVNRLLAELPVTVNALTGVDLSKIPLLQKMTNPQA; via the exons ATGACCCTGCAGCCCAAGTGTGAGGATGTAGAGACAGCGGAGGGGGTAGCTATTACAGTCACAGGGGTGGCTCAG GTAAAAATCATGACTGATAAGGATCTGTTGGCAGTGGCCTCTGAACAATTTCTGGGAAAGACTGTCATGGAGATCAAAAGTGTTGTTCTGCAGACTTTAGAGGGACACTTGCGTTCAATCCTGG GCACCCTGACGGTGGAGCAGATCTACCAGGATAGGGACCAGTTTGCCCGGCTGGTGCGGGAGGTGGCTGCCCCTGATGTGGGTCGCATGGGGATTGAGATCCTCAGCTTTACCATCAAG GATGTTTATGACAAGGTAGATTACCTGAGCTCCCTGGGGAAGACACAGACAGcagcagtccaaagagatgcagacATTGGTGTGGCTGAGGCTGAACGGGATGCTGGGATTAGG gaaGCTGAATGTAAAAAGGAGATGATGGATGTCAAGTTCCTGGCAGACACTAAAATGGCCGACTCCAAACGACAGCTGGAAATGCAGAAAGCTTCTTTCAACCAAGAAGTGAACACTAAG AAAGCTGAGGCCCAGCTTGCATATGAGCTGCAGGCAGCCAAGGAGCAGCAGAAGATCCGGCTAGAGGAGATTGAGATTGAGGTGGTGCAGAGGAAGAAGCAGATCATCATTGAGGAAAAGGAGATTGACAGGATGGACAAGGAGCTCATTGCCACGGTGAAAAGACCTGCTGAGGCTGAGGCCTACAAAATGCAGCAGTTGGCTGAGGGGCAGAA GATTAAGAAGGTGCTCACAGCCCAGGCGGAGGCAGAGAAAATCCGTCAGATAGGGGAAGCTGAGGCTAGCTCCATCAAGGTCGTGGGGAAGGCAGAGGCTGAGAAGATGAGGCTGAAAGCAGAGGCTTACCAACAGTATGGAGATGCTGCCAAGACTGCCCTGGTCCTGGAGGCCTTGCCAAAG ATTGCAGGTGAAGTTGCGGCCCCTCTTGCTCGCACCAATGAGATTGTCATCCTGAGTGGGGAGGGCAGTCACGTGACTGGGGAGGTGAATCGGTTGCTTGCAGAGCTGCCTGTCACTGTCAATGCCCTCACTGGAGTGGACCTGTCTAAG ATTCCTTTACTGCAGAAGATGACGAATCCTCAAGCATGA
- the LOC108936250 gene encoding flotillin-2a isoform X2 translates to MGNCYTVGPNEALVVSGGCCGSDQKTYVVGGWAWAWWLISDIQKLTLEVMTILCRCENIETSEGVPLDVTGVAQVKIMTDKDLLAVASEQFLGKTVMEIKSVVLQTLEGHLRSILGTLTVEQIYQDRDQFARLVREVAAPDVGRMGIEILSFTIKDVYDKVDYLSSLGKTQTAAVQRDADIGVAEAERDAGIREAECKKEMMDVKFLADTKMADSKRQLEMQKASFNQEVNTKKAEAQLAYELQAAKEQQKIRLEEIEIEVVQRKKQIIIEEKEIDRMDKELIATVKRPAEAEAYKMQQLAEGQKIKKVLTAQAEAEKIRQIGEAEASSIKVVGKAEAEKMRLKAEAYQQYGDAAKTALVLEALPKIAGEVAAPLARTNEIVILSGEGSHVTGEVNRLLAELPVTVNALTGVDLSKIPLLQKMTNPQA, encoded by the exons ACTGACTCTGGAGGTTATGACCATCCTCTGTCGCTGCGAGAATATCGAAACCTCGGAGGGTGTCCCCTTGGATGTGACAGGGGTCGCTCAG GTAAAAATCATGACTGATAAGGATCTGTTGGCAGTGGCCTCTGAACAATTTCTGGGAAAGACTGTCATGGAGATCAAAAGTGTTGTTCTGCAGACTTTAGAGGGACACTTGCGTTCAATCCTGG GCACCCTGACGGTGGAGCAGATCTACCAGGATAGGGACCAGTTTGCCCGGCTGGTGCGGGAGGTGGCTGCCCCTGATGTGGGTCGCATGGGGATTGAGATCCTCAGCTTTACCATCAAG GATGTTTATGACAAGGTAGATTACCTGAGCTCCCTGGGGAAGACACAGACAGcagcagtccaaagagatgcagacATTGGTGTGGCTGAGGCTGAACGGGATGCTGGGATTAGG gaaGCTGAATGTAAAAAGGAGATGATGGATGTCAAGTTCCTGGCAGACACTAAAATGGCCGACTCCAAACGACAGCTGGAAATGCAGAAAGCTTCTTTCAACCAAGAAGTGAACACTAAG AAAGCTGAGGCCCAGCTTGCATATGAGCTGCAGGCAGCCAAGGAGCAGCAGAAGATCCGGCTAGAGGAGATTGAGATTGAGGTGGTGCAGAGGAAGAAGCAGATCATCATTGAGGAAAAGGAGATTGACAGGATGGACAAGGAGCTCATTGCCACGGTGAAAAGACCTGCTGAGGCTGAGGCCTACAAAATGCAGCAGTTGGCTGAGGGGCAGAA GATTAAGAAGGTGCTCACAGCCCAGGCGGAGGCAGAGAAAATCCGTCAGATAGGGGAAGCTGAGGCTAGCTCCATCAAGGTCGTGGGGAAGGCAGAGGCTGAGAAGATGAGGCTGAAAGCAGAGGCTTACCAACAGTATGGAGATGCTGCCAAGACTGCCCTGGTCCTGGAGGCCTTGCCAAAG ATTGCAGGTGAAGTTGCGGCCCCTCTTGCTCGCACCAATGAGATTGTCATCCTGAGTGGGGAGGGCAGTCACGTGACTGGGGAGGTGAATCGGTTGCTTGCAGAGCTGCCTGTCACTGTCAATGCCCTCACTGGAGTGGACCTGTCTAAG ATTCCTTTACTGCAGAAGATGACGAATCCTCAAGCATGA